One region of Miscanthus floridulus cultivar M001 chromosome 19, ASM1932011v1, whole genome shotgun sequence genomic DNA includes:
- the LOC136526989 gene encoding uncharacterized protein isoform X1, which yields MHSVPPRLALSCRVLQLLLTLVPSLTSSSSSSSSPLYIAFKCIAYYLSLLEIGVRFGVAHYTNDEDRAFSLICSQTVVVACTMDDDLKHLRVSFSGVRQQDHGAGGETIPVPSQQRTSSRRGPMSNAEEYDAAYAATVAAVAYAIAAREEERLLASQERPPYAVADKLARGNGNKQRPAASSSMDDGPARTTPQSSKSPRTPKRGESLKKPIFEGSRSSSSRWFTGKEPIDDDYQDEQGANVSVNRPLRPAQKKPAEGAVSDERPPAFTDPAPRVRKDPSFSRKPSEKRGSRRFEQDQGNQTVAAQPTARPMDSKTSSSYSAAGRESGGAATTSGGGVAFSSENEAMADAWEKEKLAKIKKQYDETMQTIAEWESEKKAKARRQKELKDESESDRKRAKALEEYNEEMSRINKVAAASRLTAEEKRRSAERKARDKAHTIRSTGKLPGTCGCF from the exons ATGCATTCCGTGCCTCCGAGACTAGCGCTTTCGTGTCGTGTATTGCAGCTCTTACTTACCCTGGTACCCTCTCtaacctcctcctcttcttcttcctcgtctccTCTCTATATAGCGTTCAAGTGCATAGCTTACTACTTAAGCTTATTGGAAATTGGAGTTCGGTTCGGAGTAGCGCATTACACGAACGACGAAGATCGAGCTTTTAGTTTGATTTGTTCACAAACTGTTGTTGTTGCATGCACCATGGATGACGACCTGAAACATCTGAG GGTAAGCTTCTCTGGGGTGAGGCAGCAAGATCATGGCGCCGGCGGCGAGACGATACCAGTGCCATCTCAGCAAAGGACGAGTTCACGCAGAG GGCCAATGAGCAATGCAGAGGAGTACGACGCGGCGTATGCAGCCACGGTGGCAGCAGTCGCGTACGCCATCGCCGCGCGAGAGGAGGAGAGGCTGTTAGCGTCTCAAGAGAGGCCGCCGTATGCTGTCGCGGACAAGCTTGCGCGTGGAAATGGAAACAAGCAGCgtcctgctgcttcttcttccatGGATGATGGACCTGCTCGGACCACGCCGCAGTCCAGCAAGTCACCACGTACACCCAAGCGAGGCGAGAGCCTGAAGAAGCCAATTTTCGAAGGCAGCAGATCCTCTTCGTCGAGATGGTTCACTGGTAAAGAGCCCATAGACGACGATTACCAAGATGAACAAGGTG CTAATGTGTCAGTGAATCGGCCACTAAGACCGGCTCAGAAGAAGCCAGCAGAGGGTGCAGTTTCAGATGAAAGGCCCCCTGCTTTCACTGACCCTGCACCACGCGTAAGGAAGGACCCCAGTTTCAGCCGGAAACCTTCAGAAAAGAGAGGAAGCAGGAGATTCGAGCAAGATCAGGGGAACCAGACGGTGGCGGCGCAGCCAACGGCACGGCCAATGGACAGCAAGACGTCGAGCTCGTATTCGGCGGCCGGTAGAGAGAGTGGTGGAGCTGCTACCACGTCTGGTGGTGGAGTGGCGTTCTCCAGCGAAAACGAAGCCATGGCAGATGCCTGGGAGAAGGAGAAGCTGGCGAAGATCAAGAAGCA GTACGACGAGACGATGCAGACGATTGCTGAATGGGAGTCCGAGAAGAAGGCCAAGGCCAGGCGCCAAAAGGAGCTGAAAGATGAG AGTGAGTCAGATAGGAAGcgtgcgaaggcgctggaggagtacAACGAGGAGATGTCGAGGATCAACAAGGTGGCCGCCGCGTCGAGGCTGACGgcggaggagaagaggaggagcGCCGAGAGGAAGGCCAGGGACAAGGCGCACACCATACGGTCCACGGGGAAGCTTCCCGGGACATGTGGGTGTTTCTGA
- the LOC136526989 gene encoding uncharacterized protein isoform X2: protein MHSVPPRLALSCRVLQLLLTLVPSLTSSSSSSSSPLYIAFKCIAYYLSLLEIGVRFGVAHYTNDEDRAFSLICSQTVVVACTMDDDLKHLRVSFSGVRQQDHGAGGETIPVPSQQRTSSRRGPMSNAEEYDAAYAATVAAVAYAIAAREEERLLASQERPPYAVADKLARGNGNKQRPAASSSMDDGPARTTPQSSKSPRTPKRGESLKKPIFEGSRSSSSRWFTGKEPIDDDYQDEQANVSVNRPLRPAQKKPAEGAVSDERPPAFTDPAPRVRKDPSFSRKPSEKRGSRRFEQDQGNQTVAAQPTARPMDSKTSSSYSAAGRESGGAATTSGGGVAFSSENEAMADAWEKEKLAKIKKQYDETMQTIAEWESEKKAKARRQKELKDESESDRKRAKALEEYNEEMSRINKVAAASRLTAEEKRRSAERKARDKAHTIRSTGKLPGTCGCF from the exons ATGCATTCCGTGCCTCCGAGACTAGCGCTTTCGTGTCGTGTATTGCAGCTCTTACTTACCCTGGTACCCTCTCtaacctcctcctcttcttcttcctcgtctccTCTCTATATAGCGTTCAAGTGCATAGCTTACTACTTAAGCTTATTGGAAATTGGAGTTCGGTTCGGAGTAGCGCATTACACGAACGACGAAGATCGAGCTTTTAGTTTGATTTGTTCACAAACTGTTGTTGTTGCATGCACCATGGATGACGACCTGAAACATCTGAG GGTAAGCTTCTCTGGGGTGAGGCAGCAAGATCATGGCGCCGGCGGCGAGACGATACCAGTGCCATCTCAGCAAAGGACGAGTTCACGCAGAG GGCCAATGAGCAATGCAGAGGAGTACGACGCGGCGTATGCAGCCACGGTGGCAGCAGTCGCGTACGCCATCGCCGCGCGAGAGGAGGAGAGGCTGTTAGCGTCTCAAGAGAGGCCGCCGTATGCTGTCGCGGACAAGCTTGCGCGTGGAAATGGAAACAAGCAGCgtcctgctgcttcttcttccatGGATGATGGACCTGCTCGGACCACGCCGCAGTCCAGCAAGTCACCACGTACACCCAAGCGAGGCGAGAGCCTGAAGAAGCCAATTTTCGAAGGCAGCAGATCCTCTTCGTCGAGATGGTTCACTGGTAAAGAGCCCATAGACGACGATTACCAAGATGAACAAG CTAATGTGTCAGTGAATCGGCCACTAAGACCGGCTCAGAAGAAGCCAGCAGAGGGTGCAGTTTCAGATGAAAGGCCCCCTGCTTTCACTGACCCTGCACCACGCGTAAGGAAGGACCCCAGTTTCAGCCGGAAACCTTCAGAAAAGAGAGGAAGCAGGAGATTCGAGCAAGATCAGGGGAACCAGACGGTGGCGGCGCAGCCAACGGCACGGCCAATGGACAGCAAGACGTCGAGCTCGTATTCGGCGGCCGGTAGAGAGAGTGGTGGAGCTGCTACCACGTCTGGTGGTGGAGTGGCGTTCTCCAGCGAAAACGAAGCCATGGCAGATGCCTGGGAGAAGGAGAAGCTGGCGAAGATCAAGAAGCA GTACGACGAGACGATGCAGACGATTGCTGAATGGGAGTCCGAGAAGAAGGCCAAGGCCAGGCGCCAAAAGGAGCTGAAAGATGAG AGTGAGTCAGATAGGAAGcgtgcgaaggcgctggaggagtacAACGAGGAGATGTCGAGGATCAACAAGGTGGCCGCCGCGTCGAGGCTGACGgcggaggagaagaggaggagcGCCGAGAGGAAGGCCAGGGACAAGGCGCACACCATACGGTCCACGGGGAAGCTTCCCGGGACATGTGGGTGTTTCTGA
- the LOC136525306 gene encoding RING-H2 finger protein ATL39-like, protein MDDAVRTAGAGPSTARWGRRSTLLLTWSLAELVTILVYAFAGRLWGFVVAGVLLALVFIFTCYYLRRSRGSEESTVGQQPAEPRPHQLQANGGVGLSQGDIKAIPAFEYRAADGGGSGPSSSSSAEECAVCISVLRDGETVRRLPACGHAFHARCINGWLRGHATCPICRAGIMVVASDDGEPSPVAAAV, encoded by the coding sequence ATGGACGACGCTGTGCGGACTGCTGGTGCTGGCCCTAGCACTGCGCGGTGGGGCCGCCGCTCGACTCTCCTTCTGACATGGTCGCTGGCCGAGCTCGTGACCATCTTGGTGTACGCCTTCGCCGGCCGGCTCTGGGGCTTCGTCGTCGCCGGCGTGCTCCTTGCGCTCGTGTTCATCTTCACGTGCTACTACCTGCGGCGCTCGAGGGGGTCGGAGGAGTCAACGGTGGGGCAGCAGCCTGCTGAGCCACGACCGCACCAGCTGCAGGCCAACGGCGGCGTTGGCCTCAGCCAGGGGGACATCAAGGCCATCCCGGCGTTCGAGTACCGcgcggcggacggcggcggctcagggccgtcgtcgtcgtcctccgcgGAGGAGTGCGCGGTGTGCATCAGCGTCTTGCGGGACGGGGAGACGGTGAGGAGGCTGCCGGCGTGCGGCCACGCGTTCCATGCGCGGTGCATCAACGGGTGGCTGCGTGGGCACGCCACCTGCCCGATCTGCCGTGCCGGCATCATGGTCGTCGCCAGCGACGACGGCGAGCCATCCCCAGTGGCGGCGGCTGTGTAG
- the LOC136529220 gene encoding cytochrome P450 77A1-like, whose protein sequence is MDVNDVLLVVLAAALGAMWWRRCSKTGGVDGLPPGPPGWPVVGNLFQVILQRRAFMYVVRDLRERYGPIFTMRMGQRTLIVVTSADLIHEALVKQGPMFASRPEDSPIRLLFSVGKCTVNSAPYGPLWRALRRNFVAEIVSPHRVKSFSWIREWAVDAHLRRLRAELAAEGAVRVMASCRLTICSILICICFGAKIPDELIREIEEVLKDVMMISLPKLPDFLPLLTPLFRKQLSEARALRRRQLGCLTPLVRARRDFLRDGTKGAAAAKDGVEMMSGPGEAYVDSLFDLEPPGRGKRLGEEELVTLCSEVMSAGTDTSATALEWAMMHLILDPAAQERLYDEVVARAGKTARITEADVEAMPYLQAVVKETFRRHPPSHFVLSHAATRDTELGGYRVPADASVEFYTAWVTENPATWPDPEAWRPERFLEGGEGFDTDITGTRALRMMPFGAGRRICPAATLGVLHIQLMLANMVRAFRWTPPAGEGPPDPTETFAFTVVMKNPLRAAFVERNHPAATATATATAE, encoded by the exons ATGGATGTGAACGACGTGCTGCTGGTGGTGCTGGCGGCGGCGCTGGGAGCCATGTGGTGGCGCCGATGCTCCAAGACCGGCGGCGTCGACGGGCTCCCGCCGGGTCCGCCGGGTTGGCCGGTGGTGGGAAACCTGTTCCAGGTGATCCTGCAGCGGCGTGCCTTCATGTACGTGGTGCGCGACCTCCGGGAGAGGTACGGCCCCATCTTCACGATGCGGATGGGGCAGCGCACCCTGATCGTGGTCACCTCGGCGGACCTCATCCACGAGGCGCTCGTGAAGCAGGGCCCCATGTTCGCGAGCCGGCCCGAGGACAGCCCCATCCGCCTCCTCTTCAGCGTCGGCAAGTGCACCGTCAACTCGGCGCCCTACGGCCCGCTGTGGCGCGCGCTCCGCCGCAACTTCGTCGCCGAGATCGTGTCCCCGCACCGCGTCAAGTCCTTCTCATGGATCCGGGAGTGGGCCGTGGACGCGCACCTGCGCCGCCTCCgcgcggagctcgccgcggaaggCGCGGTGAGGGTGATGGCCAGCTGCCGCCTCACCATCTGCAGCATCCTCATCTGCATCTGCTTCGGCGCCAAGATCCCCGACGAGCTGATCCGGGAGATCGAGGAGGTGCTCAAGGACGTGATGATGATTTCCTTGCCCAAGCTCCCGGACTTCCTGCCCCTCCTCACGCCGCTCTTCCGGAAGCAGCTGTCCGAGGCCCGCGCCCTGCGCCGCCGCCAGCTCGGCTGCCTCACGCCGCTCGTCCGCGCGCGGAGGGACTTCCTCCGCGACGGCAccaagggggcggcggcggcgaaggacGGCGTGGAGATGATGAGCGGGCCCGGGGAGGCGTACGTGGACTCGCTCTTCGACCTGGAGCCGCCCGGCCGCGGGAAGCGCCTCGGCGAGGAGGAGCTCGTCACGCTCTGCTCCGAGGTCATGAGCGCCGGCACCGACACCAGCGCCACCGCACTGGAATGGGCCATGATGCACCTCATCCTCGACCCCGCCGCGCAGGAGCGCCTCTACGACGAGGTCGTCGCCAGGGCCGGCAAGACCGCCCGGATCACCGAAGCCGACGTCGAGGCCATGCCCTACCTCCAG GCGGTGGTGAAGGAGACTTTCCGGCGTCACCCGCCGAGCCACTTCGTGCTGTCGCACGCGGCGACGCGGGACACGGAGCTGGGCGGGTACCGCGTGCCCGCCGACGCCAGCGTGGAGTTCTACACGGCGTGGGTGACGGAGAACCCGGCGACGTGGCCGGACCCGGAGGCCTGGCGCCCCGAGCGGTTCCTGGAGGGCGGCGAGGGCTTCGACACCGACATCACGGGCACCCGCGCGCTGCGCATGATGCCGTTCGGCGCCGGCAGGCGCATCTGCCCCGCCGCCACGCTCGGCGTGCTCCACATCCAGCTCATGCTCGCCAACATGGTGCGCGCGTTCCGGTGGACGCCCCCCGCCGGCGAGGGACCGCCGGATCCCACCGAGACGTTCGCGTTCACTGTCGTCATGAAGAACCCGCTCCGCGCTGCCTTCGTCGAGCGGAACCACCCcgccgcgacggcgacggcgacggcaacgGCGGAGTGA